The proteins below are encoded in one region of Puntigrus tetrazona isolate hp1 chromosome 5, ASM1883169v1, whole genome shotgun sequence:
- the LOC122345834 gene encoding LOW QUALITY PROTEIN: protein limb expression 1-like (The sequence of the model RefSeq protein was modified relative to this genomic sequence to represent the inferred CDS: inserted 1 base in 1 codon), whose amino-acid sequence MSGPDSDDDRTFKDLNVVGMLHQFWEQKQVKGMMMETDNLVVYESIPSPGPPYTCYVTLPGGSCFGNFKYCYSKAEARRDAAHIALMNSTFNELPCRRITPEFISRSVREAVSTTSGNTADASDPGTSIGAYCLMLELNTGKTMLEFQEIMTXFQLLHWNGTLKAFREMRCSRQDVIQYYSQQRLDERMRSHMALDWLQKEQQSPGLLSQELQLAMKELGEARRTGRELRFYKEKKEILSLALSHANAEDLESYHSEDMSWREETEFEYCTQEGRCLEGSMTDPSEHCPFHSQESDRESVE is encoded by the exons TGAATGTCGTGGGAATGCTTCACCAGTTTTGGGAGCAGAAGCAAGTGAAAGGCATGATGATGGAGACAGACAATCTGGTAGTCTACGAGTCCATTCCCTCACCCGGGCCGCCCTACACATGCTACGTCACTTTACCAGGTGGCAGCTGCTTCGGAAATTTTAAG TACTGCTACAGCAAAGCAGAGGCCAGACGTGACGCCGCTCACATCGCTCTGATGAACTCCACATTTAATGAGTTGCCCTGCCGCCGGATCACTCCTGAGTTCATATCACGCAGCGTGAGAGAAGCCGTCAGCACCACCAGC GGTAACACTGCAGATGCGTCTGACCCCGGTACCAGTATAGGAGCATACTGTCTCATGCTGGAGCTGAACACTGGGAAAACCATGCTGGAATTTCag gaaATAATGA GTTTTCAACTTTTGCACTGGAATGGTACTCTGAAGGCTTTCCGTGAGATGAGATGTAGCCGCCAG GATGTGATCCAGTACTACTCCCAGCAGCGTCTGGATGAGCGCATGCGCAGTCACATGGCACTGGACTGGTTACAGAAGGAGCAGCAATCCCCCGGCCTGCTCTCCCAGGAGCTGCAGCTGGCCATGAAGGAGCTGGGAGAGGCCCGGAGAACAGGCAGGGAACTCCGCTTCTAcaaggagaaaaaagaaatcctGAGCTTAGCTCTCAGTCACGCCAATGCCGAGGATCTGGAGAGCTACCACAGCGAGGACATGTCCTGGAGAGAAGAGACTGAGTTTGAGTACTGCACTCAGGAGGGACGCTGTCTGGAGGGAAGTATGACGGATCCTTCAGAGCACTGCCCGTTTCACTCTCAGGAGAGCGACAGAGAATCGGTGGAGTGA